In Juglans microcarpa x Juglans regia isolate MS1-56 chromosome 8D, Jm3101_v1.0, whole genome shotgun sequence, the following are encoded in one genomic region:
- the LOC121243466 gene encoding protein DETOXIFICATION 27-like yields MENGVNGEHEDLNPEVNDTTSSSRFWIESKKLWYIVGPAIFSRVVSFSMNVISIAFGGHLGNVELAAISISINVLVGFNFGFLLGMASALETLCGQAFGAKKYHMLGIYLQRSWIVLFLSGILFLPIYVFAAPIMRLIGLPEEVAKLSEVVALRLIPLQLGFTFLLPVQRFLQSQLKTFVIMWVSFTALLVNLLLTGLFLRVWDFGLVGIVVALDISWWVLVLGLCGYAMCGGCPQTWTGFSAQAFTGLWEFIKLSAASGVMLCLENWYYTILMLMPGYLKNATVAVGALSVCMNINGIELMIHNAFFAGAGVRVANELGAGNGKGAKYATMVAVSYSAVIGLFFCMLILIIHDKIAYIFTSSTDVIHEIDKMSYLLGATILFNSIQPVLSGVAVGSGRQATVAFINLGCYYIIGLPVGILMGWIFHFGVMGIWGGMVFGGTAVQTMILVILTMRTDWTMQAEEASKRIRKWTNVPSRLRRPSRS; encoded by the exons ATGGAAAACGGTGTCAACGGGGAGCATGAAGATCTTAATCCAGAAGTGAATGACACTACATCATCATCAAGGTTCTGGATTGAATCAAAAAAGCTATGGTACATTGTCGGTCCCGCAATCTTCAGCCGCGTCGTAAGTTTCTCCATGAATGTCATTTCTATAGCCTTTGGTGGCCACCTCGGCAACGTTGAACTCGCTGCCATTTCCATATCCATCAATGTCCTCGTCGGCTTCAATTTTGGTTTCCTG TTAGGGATGGCGAGCGCCTTGGAGACTCTGTGTGGGCAAGCCTTTGGGGCGAAGAAGTACCACATGTTGGGAATATACTTGCAAAGGTCATGGATTGTGCTCTTCCTCAGTGGTATTTTGTTCCTACCCATTTACGTTTTCGCTGCTCCGATTATGAGACTCATTGGACTGCCCGAAGAAGTGGCGAAACTCTCTGAGGTCGTGGCTCTGCGGCTCATACCGCTGCAGCTCGGATTTACGTTTCTGTTGCCAGTGCAACGGTTCTTGCAGTCCCAGCTTAAGACCTTTGTGATTATGTGGGTTTCTTTTACTGCTTTACTGGTTAATTTGCTGCTTACTGGGCTCTTCCTTCGTGTGTGGGATTTTGGACTTGTTGGTATTGTTGTTGCTTTGGACATCTCTTGGTGGGTTCTGGTTTTAGGGTTGTGTGGGTATGCTATGTGTGGTGGATGTCCTCAAACTTGGACTGGATTCTCTGCACAAGCCTTTACGGGTCTCTGGGAGTTCATCAAACTCTCTGCTGCTTCCGGAGTCATGCTCTG CTTGGAGAACTGGTATTATACAATATTGATGTTGATGCCTGGCTACTTGAAGAATGCTACAGTTGCAGTGGGTGCCTTGTCAGTCTG CATGAACATCAATGGGATCGAGCTCATGATCCATAACGCTTTCTTTGCTGGTGCAGG AGTAAGGGTGGCCAACGAATTGGGAGCTGGCAACGGTAAAGGCGCAAAATATGCAACTATGGTGGCTGTGTCCTATTCAGCTGTGATTGGCCTCTTTTTCTGCATGCTAATCCTAATAATCCACGACAAGATCGCATACATCTTCACATCAAGCACTGATGTCATCCATGAAATTGATAAGATGTCGTACCTCTTAGGGGCCACAATTCTATTCAACAGTATTCAGCCAGTCTTATCGG GGGTGGCTGTTGGATCGGGAAGGCAAGCAACAGTCGCATTTATAAATCTTGGATGCTACTACATTATTGGTCTTCCTGTTGGAATTCTAATGGGATGGATCTTCCATTTTGGCGTTATG GGTATTTGGGGTGGGATGGTCTTCGGCGGGACGGCTGTTCAGACTATGATATTGGTCATCTTAACCATGCGAACCGATTGGACGATGCAG GCTGAGGAAGCCAGCAAGCGCATACGTAAGTGGACAAACGTCCCTAGCCGACTCAGAAGACCAAGCAGAAGTTGA